In Naumovozyma castellii chromosome 1, complete genome, one DNA window encodes the following:
- the NCAS0A00120 gene encoding uncharacterized protein yields the protein MSDTNLQKSQEIDKSANNSGDSFELSNLQPPLSLSGIVNSPPPKSSTSSTKNSHSSLSSSSPSSHSASLQPLLQSSQSPLPPPSSAHSQSQPSNLSWKEFFMHRANMLMSSDEAALIRYEIYMFIFFIEIVLWCSNLKGHHLPSNISLISLGYQTILLLKYTIILCGRTNNLDAVSFTFKWLHYFVVIVGLAFVSVYYEINITVIKD from the coding sequence atgTCAGATacaaatcttcaaaaaagCCAGGAGATTGATAAAAGCGCAAACAATAGTGGTGATAGTTTTGAGTTAAGCAACTTGCAACCACCACTATCACTATCTGGTATTGTAAATTCACCTCCACCTAAATCTTCTACATCTAGTACTAAAAACTCACATTCGTCTttatcttcctcttcaccCTCTTCACATTCGGCTTCACTACAACCTTTACTACAGTCTTCACAATCACCTCTACCACCCCCTTCATCTGCACATTCACAATCACAACCTTCGAATTTGTCatggaaagaatttttcatgCACCGTGCAAATATGTTAATGTCAAGCGACGAAGCCGCCCTTATAAGATATGAAATTTATATGTTTATCTTTTTTATTGAAATCGTTTTATGGTGTTCTAACTTGAAGGGTCATCATCTACCATCTAATATTTCCCTCATATCATTGGGATATCAAACCATTTTGTTGCTCAAATACACTATAATATTATGTGGAAGAACTAACAACCTAGATGCTGTGAGTTTTACTTTCAAGTGGTTacattattttgttgtcATCGTTGGGTTAGCTTTTGTTTCTGTTTATTACGAAATTAATATCACAGTTATAAAAGACTAA